From the genome of Bosea sp. Tri-49, one region includes:
- a CDS encoding carbohydrate ABC transporter permease has protein sequence MSQRGGTIAMRQEARAPAARARRSTIDTRLATLLLFLPPALMLFTLFVVLPIAEAAWYSGFNWNGFGSPTKWIGLDNYRFVFDSRGFGTAFRNNLLIIAVSLLIQLPLALTLALMLADKFRGSVALRMLFFLPYVLAEIATGLIFSFIYDGNYGLLASVYRAFGAEAPHLLASTQTSMLAILIVIVWKYFGFHMMLFIAALQGMDRNLVEAARIDGASRWQVLRYVVIPLLYPTIRLSVFFAVVGSLQLFDLVMPLTRGGPADSSNTMVSFLYNHGVARMRVGYGSAIGVILFVICVSFAFTYKRWFMRNE, from the coding sequence ATGAGCCAACGCGGCGGCACAATCGCGATGCGGCAGGAGGCGCGCGCGCCAGCGGCCAGGGCCAGGCGCAGCACGATCGATACGCGCCTCGCCACGCTCCTGCTGTTCCTGCCGCCGGCGCTGATGCTGTTCACGCTGTTCGTGGTGCTGCCGATCGCCGAGGCGGCCTGGTATTCCGGCTTCAACTGGAACGGCTTCGGCAGCCCGACCAAATGGATCGGCCTCGACAACTACCGCTTCGTCTTCGACTCGCGCGGCTTCGGCACGGCCTTCCGCAACAACCTGCTGATCATCGCGGTCTCGCTCTTGATCCAGCTGCCGCTGGCATTGACGCTGGCGCTGATGCTCGCCGACAAGTTTCGCGGCTCGGTCGCGCTCAGGATGCTGTTCTTCCTGCCCTATGTGCTGGCCGAGATCGCGACCGGCCTGATCTTCAGCTTCATCTATGACGGGAATTACGGCCTGCTGGCTTCGGTCTACCGGGCGTTCGGCGCCGAGGCGCCGCATCTGCTCGCCAGTACGCAGACCTCGATGCTGGCGATCCTGATCGTGATCGTCTGGAAGTATTTCGGCTTCCACATGATGCTGTTCATCGCCGCCCTGCAAGGCATGGACCGCAACTTGGTCGAGGCGGCGCGGATCGACGGCGCCTCGCGTTGGCAGGTGCTGCGCTATGTCGTGATCCCGCTGCTCTACCCGACGATCCGGCTTTCGGTGTTCTTCGCCGTCGTCGGCTCGCTGCAGCTCTTCGACCTGGTGATGCCGCTGACACGCGGCGGGCCGGCGGACTCCTCCAACACCATGGTGAGCTTCCTCTACAATCATGGCGTGGCGCGCATGCGCGTCGGCTATGGCAGCGCGATCGGCGTGATCCTGTTCGTGATCTGCGTGAGCTTCGCCTTCACCTATAAACGCTGGTTCATGCGCAATGAGTGA
- a CDS encoding extracellular solute-binding protein — MSFLRTLAFAAAVSTLAAGAAAAQTTVKWLHLEQNPAQVKIWDEVARRFEAKNPGVKVEMQFLENEAYKAKLPTILQSKDRPHILYSWAGGVLKAQVEAGVLEDITAAVAGYKDNLSAGAVEAFTIDGKIYGLPHNVSQVGFMFNRDLFAKAGVDGGTIKSWDEFLDAVKKLKAAGITPISVGGQDKWPLHFYWTHLAVRLGGKPAFEAAFKGQNGGFEGETFQKAGELMKQLVDLEPFQTGFLGFKNPQALGFFADGRAAMNLAISHHSATQRALAADKKGIPEDKLGWVDFPMPAGAKGQPSDTLGGVNGWLFTKGSPKQALEFVKFFISDEVQRELAKQNFIIPTYKGAEAALGSAFMQNIAKNIAASKYHQNFYDQDLGPSVGRVVNDATAEIAGGSMTPKQAAKAIQDAFKQGN; from the coding sequence ATGAGTTTCCTGAGGACGCTTGCATTCGCCGCCGCCGTTTCGACTCTCGCCGCAGGCGCCGCCGCGGCCCAGACGACAGTCAAATGGCTCCACCTCGAGCAGAATCCGGCCCAGGTGAAGATCTGGGATGAGGTCGCCCGCCGCTTCGAGGCGAAGAATCCCGGCGTCAAGGTCGAGATGCAATTCCTTGAGAACGAGGCCTACAAGGCCAAGCTGCCGACCATCCTGCAGTCGAAAGACCGGCCGCACATCCTCTATTCCTGGGCCGGCGGCGTGCTCAAGGCCCAGGTCGAGGCCGGAGTGCTAGAGGACATCACGGCCGCCGTCGCTGGCTACAAGGACAATCTTTCCGCCGGCGCGGTCGAGGCCTTCACGATCGACGGCAAGATCTACGGCCTGCCGCACAACGTCTCGCAGGTCGGGTTCATGTTCAACCGGGACCTGTTCGCCAAGGCCGGCGTCGACGGCGGCACGATCAAGAGCTGGGACGAGTTTCTCGATGCGGTGAAGAAGCTGAAGGCGGCCGGCATCACGCCGATCTCGGTCGGTGGGCAGGACAAGTGGCCGCTGCACTTCTACTGGACGCATCTCGCCGTGCGCCTCGGCGGCAAGCCGGCTTTCGAGGCCGCGTTCAAGGGCCAGAACGGCGGTTTCGAGGGCGAGACCTTCCAGAAGGCCGGCGAGCTGATGAAGCAGCTCGTCGACCTCGAACCGTTCCAGACCGGCTTCCTCGGCTTCAAGAACCCGCAGGCGCTCGGCTTCTTCGCCGACGGCAGGGCGGCGATGAATCTCGCCATCTCGCATCATTCGGCGACGCAGCGCGCGCTCGCCGCCGACAAGAAGGGCATTCCCGAGGACAAGCTCGGCTGGGTCGATTTCCCGATGCCGGCCGGCGCCAAGGGCCAGCCCTCGGACACGCTCGGCGGTGTCAATGGCTGGCTGTTCACCAAGGGCTCTCCGAAGCAGGCGCTCGAATTCGTCAAGTTCTTCATCTCCGACGAGGTCCAGCGCGAGCTCGCCAAGCAGAACTTCATCATCCCGACCTATAAGGGTGCCGAGGCCGCGCTCGGCTCCGCCTTCATGCAGAACATCGCGAAGAACATTGCCGCCTCGAAATACCACCAGAATTTCTACGATCAGGATCTCGGTCCCTCGGTCGGCCGGGTGGTGAACGACGCGACCGCCGAGATCGCCGGCGGCTCGATGACGCCCAAACAGGCGGCCAAGGCGATCCAGGACGCCTTCAAGCAGGGCAACTGA
- a CDS encoding SDR family NAD(P)-dependent oxidoreductase, translating into MAAVYSDLAGKIVLVTGGASGIGAAISRHFARQGSIVILFDLLRDAGEALAQELTEAGLSAHFQHVDLTDVPALRAGIEQACSLHGRIDVLVNNAAHDERHQTETVTPEYWDQRIAVNLKHQFFAAQAVLPGMRAAKAGVIINFGSTSWLAGQGGMAAYTASKSGVIGLTRSLARDYGADNIRVNAIAPGWIMTERQIEKWLTPEGEEELMRRQCLKRRLDPDEVARFTVFLASDEASACTAQHYIVDGGWV; encoded by the coding sequence ATGGCTGCCGTCTATTCCGACCTTGCCGGAAAGATCGTTCTGGTTACGGGCGGCGCATCCGGGATCGGGGCAGCGATTTCACGACATTTTGCCCGCCAGGGCTCCATCGTGATCTTGTTCGACCTCCTGCGCGATGCAGGCGAAGCGCTGGCACAGGAGCTGACCGAGGCCGGCCTCTCGGCTCATTTCCAGCATGTCGATCTGACGGATGTCCCGGCACTGCGGGCCGGAATCGAACAAGCCTGCTCCCTACACGGCCGGATCGATGTCCTCGTCAACAATGCCGCACATGACGAACGCCATCAGACCGAGACGGTGACCCCCGAGTATTGGGATCAGCGGATCGCGGTCAATCTGAAGCACCAGTTCTTTGCGGCGCAGGCGGTGCTGCCCGGCATGAGGGCCGCCAAGGCCGGTGTCATCATCAATTTCGGCTCGACATCATGGCTGGCCGGCCAAGGGGGCATGGCGGCCTATACAGCCAGCAAATCGGGCGTGATCGGCTTGACGCGATCTTTGGCGCGCGACTACGGCGCCGACAACATCCGCGTCAACGCGATAGCGCCCGGCTGGATCATGACTGAACGGCAGATCGAGAAATGGCTTACGCCCGAGGGCGAAGAGGAACTGATGCGGCGGCAATGCCTGAAGCGCCGTCTGGACCCCGACGAGGTCGCGCGCTTTACCGTCTTCCTGGCGTCGGACGAGGCTTCAGCCTGCACGGCTCAGCATTACATCGTCGATGGCGGATGGGTTTAG
- a CDS encoding MFS transporter → MPHEPATQTTAETAEADLAAEGLKPHDGRYSAFAPLRQPIFRAVWIASLASNFGGLVQMVGAAWLMTSLSNSPDMVALVQASTALPVMLFSLAAGAIADNYDRRRILLTAQGFMLAVSIMLAVFAWYGLLSPWLLLALTFLLGCGNALNNPAWQSSVGDMVPRAEVPAAVTLNSVAFNIARSVGPAIGGAIVAAFGAVAAFIVNAFSYIGLLVVLARWQPPRVERLLPRETFLIAMSAGLRYVAMSPNIRAVILRAFLFGFGGVVGLALMPLVARDLVRGGPLTYGILLGAFGAGAVAGAFVSARLRRRFSTETLVRLTFLAYAAAALVVGLSPTLWLTMPALAVDGACWVLALSTFNSTVQLSAPRWVVGRALALYQMAAFGGMAAGSWAWGWVTLHSGPAGGLIAAAVALVFGAAAGLRYQLPPLEALNLDPLGRWRKPEVAVDIEPRSGPVFVTIEWRIRQEDVVEFLKAMEERRRIRRRDGARHWSLLRDLTDAELWIERYDSPTWVEYVRQAQRVTQADAEIGDRVRDLHIGPEPPVVHRMVERQTGALPREVLRATRQAQASP, encoded by the coding sequence ATGCCGCATGAGCCCGCCACGCAGACCACGGCCGAGACCGCCGAAGCCGACCTCGCCGCCGAGGGCCTGAAGCCTCATGACGGGCGCTATTCGGCTTTTGCGCCGCTGCGCCAGCCGATCTTCCGTGCGGTCTGGATCGCAAGCCTTGCCTCGAACTTCGGCGGCCTCGTCCAGATGGTCGGCGCCGCCTGGCTGATGACCTCGCTCTCCAATTCGCCGGACATGGTCGCGCTCGTCCAGGCCTCGACCGCGCTGCCGGTGATGCTGTTCTCGCTTGCCGCCGGCGCGATCGCGGACAATTACGACCGTCGCCGCATCCTGCTGACGGCGCAGGGCTTCATGCTCGCTGTTTCGATCATGCTGGCGGTCTTCGCCTGGTATGGGCTGCTCTCGCCCTGGCTGCTGCTCGCCCTCACCTTCCTGCTCGGTTGCGGCAACGCGCTCAACAACCCGGCCTGGCAGTCCTCGGTCGGCGACATGGTGCCGCGAGCCGAAGTCCCAGCGGCGGTGACGCTGAACAGCGTCGCCTTCAACATCGCTCGCAGCGTCGGCCCGGCGATCGGCGGCGCGATCGTCGCCGCCTTCGGCGCAGTCGCGGCCTTTATCGTCAATGCCTTCAGCTATATCGGCCTGCTCGTCGTGCTGGCCCGCTGGCAGCCGCCGCGCGTCGAGCGCCTGCTGCCACGCGAGACGTTCCTGATCGCCATGAGCGCCGGCCTCCGCTATGTCGCGATGTCGCCCAATATCCGCGCCGTCATCCTGCGCGCCTTCCTCTTCGGCTTCGGCGGCGTCGTCGGTCTCGCTTTGATGCCGCTGGTCGCGCGCGATCTCGTGCGCGGCGGCCCGCTGACATACGGCATCCTGCTGGGAGCCTTCGGCGCCGGCGCCGTCGCCGGGGCCTTCGTCAGCGCCCGGCTGCGCCGTCGTTTCAGCACCGAGACCCTCGTGCGCCTGACCTTCCTGGCCTATGCGGCCGCGGCCCTGGTGGTAGGGCTGAGCCCGACCCTATGGCTCACCATGCCGGCGCTTGCCGTCGACGGCGCCTGCTGGGTGCTGGCGCTCTCGACCTTCAATTCGACGGTGCAGCTGTCGGCGCCACGCTGGGTGGTGGGACGCGCGCTTGCGCTCTACCAGATGGCGGCCTTCGGCGGCATGGCCGCGGGCAGCTGGGCCTGGGGCTGGGTCACCCTCCATTCCGGCCCGGCCGGCGGCCTCATCGCGGCAGCGGTCGCACTCGTCTTCGGCGCGGCCGCCGGGCTGCGGTATCAGCTGCCGCCGCTCGAGGCGCTCAATCTCGATCCGCTCGGCCGCTGGCGAAAGCCCGAGGTCGCGGTCGATATCGAGCCGCGCAGCGGCCCGGTCTTCGTCACCATCGAATGGCGGATCCGGCAGGAGGACGTGGTCGAGTTCCTGAAGGCGATGGAGGAACGCCGGCGCATCCGCCGCCGCGACGGTGCTCGCCACTGGTCGCTGCTGCGCGACCTGACCGATGCCGAGCTCTGGATCGAGCGCTACGACAGCCCGACCTGGGTCGAATATGTCCGCCAGGCCCAGCGCGTCACCCAGGCTGACGCCGAAATCGGCGACCGGGTCAGGGATCTGCATATCGGGCCCGAGCCGCCGGTCGTGCACCGCATGGTCGAGCGCCAGACCGGCGCGCTGCCGCGCGAGGTGCTGCGCGCGACGCGGCAGGCGCAGGCGTCGCCCTGA
- a CDS encoding LysR family transcriptional regulator, with protein sequence MAQPNFNDLAAFAMVAKERSFTKAGAKLGVSQSALSQTIKALEERLKLRLLTRTTRSVAPTEAGVRLLEAVAPRFDEIEAEIAALGELRGKPAGTVRITAGEHAAISALQPALRRFLPDHPDIKVEIIVDYGLVDIVAAGYDAGVRLGEQVAKDMIAVRIGPEMRMAVVGSPAYFKRYGLPETPQDLTSHNCIASRLPTYGGLFPWGLEKDGREVKVRGEGQLVFNSLALRLNSALDGLGLAYLPEDQAIPHARAGRLIRVLEDWCPPFPGYHLYYPSRRHFSPALSVLVDVLRYRA encoded by the coding sequence ATGGCGCAGCCGAACTTCAATGACCTCGCCGCCTTCGCCATGGTCGCAAAGGAGCGCAGCTTCACCAAGGCTGGGGCCAAGCTGGGGGTCTCGCAGTCCGCACTGAGCCAGACCATCAAGGCTCTCGAGGAACGTCTGAAGCTGCGGCTTCTGACGCGTACGACTCGAAGTGTCGCCCCCACCGAAGCCGGCGTGCGACTTCTCGAAGCCGTCGCGCCGCGCTTCGACGAGATCGAGGCGGAGATCGCGGCGCTTGGCGAATTGCGGGGCAAGCCGGCCGGGACGGTCCGCATCACGGCCGGAGAACATGCTGCGATCTCGGCCTTGCAGCCCGCCCTGAGGCGCTTCCTACCAGATCATCCCGATATCAAGGTCGAGATCATCGTCGACTATGGCCTCGTCGACATCGTGGCGGCGGGTTACGATGCGGGGGTGCGCTTGGGCGAGCAGGTCGCGAAGGACATGATCGCCGTCCGGATCGGCCCCGAGATGCGCATGGCCGTGGTCGGATCGCCGGCCTATTTCAAGCGCTATGGCCTTCCGGAAACGCCGCAGGACCTGACGTCCCACAACTGCATCGCGTCACGTCTCCCGACCTATGGCGGGCTGTTTCCCTGGGGTCTCGAAAAAGATGGTCGCGAGGTCAAGGTGCGTGGTGAGGGGCAACTCGTGTTCAACAGCCTCGCGCTGCGCCTGAATTCGGCGCTTGACGGTCTCGGCCTTGCCTATCTGCCGGAGGACCAAGCGATCCCGCATGCCCGCGCGGGCAGGCTCATAAGGGTGCTAGAGGATTGGTGTCCGCCATTTCCCGGCTACCATCTCTACTATCCAAGCCGGCGGCATTTCTCGCCGGCCCTGTCGGTGCTCGTCGACGTCCTGCGCTATCGCGCCTGA
- a CDS encoding cytochrome P460 family protein, translating into MKIPAFQIALASLSMAAVLTVGWQVHAEATRATFPQLDKLVHYTTVRRGNVMEHIMTTPEAIKAIKDRQPVPAGTHFVLVDHRDGKLFRYFVMEKGQGWGADYDERRRTGDWQFQWFWPDKTINTAENTARCQSCHSSQSGAEYLFTGSRIPRFNGTPIE; encoded by the coding sequence ATGAAAATCCCTGCATTCCAGATTGCCCTGGCGAGCCTGTCCATGGCGGCCGTTCTCACCGTCGGCTGGCAGGTTCATGCCGAGGCGACGCGGGCCACGTTCCCGCAGCTCGACAAGCTCGTGCACTACACCACCGTGCGGCGCGGCAACGTCATGGAGCACATCATGACGACGCCCGAGGCGATCAAGGCGATCAAGGACCGCCAGCCCGTGCCCGCCGGCACGCATTTCGTGCTTGTCGACCACCGCGACGGCAAGCTCTTCCGCTATTTCGTCATGGAGAAGGGCCAGGGCTGGGGCGCGGACTACGACGAACGCCGCCGCACCGGCGACTGGCAGTTCCAGTGGTTCTGGCCCGACAAGACGATCAATACCGCGGAGAACACCGCGCGCTGCCAGTCCTGCCACAGCAGCCAGTCGGGAGCGGAGTATCTTTTCACCGGCTCCCGGATTCCCCGCTTCAACGGCACGCCGATCGAGTAG
- a CDS encoding (R)-mandelonitrile lyase yields the protein MFTPALTLIAMLTPVASALAQTGQEVVVQRADSQKPSVGAAQNFTGAVRVDGRFQGSAPARVSGGTVTFEPGARTAWHTHPLGQTLIVTAGTGLVQHWGGAIHEIRPGDVVWIPPSVKHWHGAAPTTGMTHVAISEAQDGKTVDWLERVSDEQYRR from the coding sequence ATGTTCACGCCAGCACTCACACTCATCGCAATGCTGACGCCCGTGGCTTCGGCCCTCGCCCAGACCGGCCAGGAGGTCGTCGTCCAGCGCGCCGACTCCCAGAAGCCCAGCGTCGGCGCCGCCCAGAACTTCACTGGCGCTGTCCGTGTCGACGGCCGCTTCCAGGGCAGCGCGCCGGCGCGGGTCAGTGGCGGCACGGTGACCTTCGAACCCGGAGCGCGTACCGCCTGGCACACCCATCCGCTCGGCCAGACGCTCATCGTCACGGCCGGCACCGGACTGGTGCAGCACTGGGGCGGTGCGATCCACGAGATCCGCCCCGGCGACGTCGTCTGGATTCCGCCCAGTGTGAAGCATTGGCACGGCGCAGCGCCGACCACTGGCATGACGCACGTCGCCATCTCGGAGGCACAGGACGGCAAGACCGTCGACTGGCTGGAGCGCGTCTCGGACGAGCAGTACCGGCGCTAG
- a CDS encoding carboxymuconolactone decarboxylase family protein, producing the protein MAIAQSQPPAPSTAAPAKPPSRAQQLMGDIAPKLAELTDEVLFGDVWARPGLSQRDRSLVTVSALIAMNRPDQLRSHIARARQNGVTETEIVEAITQLAFYAGWPNAIAAVGVAREVFKPK; encoded by the coding sequence ATGGCGATCGCCCAAAGCCAGCCCCCTGCCCCGTCCACCGCGGCTCCTGCCAAGCCGCCCTCCCGGGCCCAGCAACTGATGGGCGACATCGCCCCCAAGCTGGCCGAGCTCACCGACGAGGTGCTGTTCGGGGATGTCTGGGCGCGGCCCGGCCTCTCCCAGCGCGACCGCAGCCTCGTCACCGTCAGCGCGCTGATCGCCATGAACCGGCCCGACCAGCTCCGCTCGCATATCGCTCGGGCGCGGCAGAACGGCGTGACCGAGACGGAGATCGTCGAAGCGATCACGCAGCTCGCCTTCTACGCGGGCTGGCCGAACGCCATCGCGGCGGTCGGCGTCGCGCGCGAGGTTTTCAAGCCGAAATGA
- a CDS encoding alpha/beta hydrolase, protein MTSATAVAADYKQNPFGLVYGGAITQNEPGKVNIHPVTYKLGGLDIVANVYTPANYDPKQTYPAIVVAHPNGGIKEQVAGLYAQRLAEQGYITITMDAAYQGGSGGQPRSIDKSQFRIEDIHGAADFITRYAGVDAGRLGLLGICGGGGYALSAAKADKRFKTIATLSMFNSGRVRRNGFADSQLKTIQERLQQVSKARAQEMRGGEILYAGDANLTDEQIAKLPFEMYRQGYEYYWKTHAHPNSTFKYTMSSLLDLMRWDATDQLELIDQPLLMIAGSKADSLYMTEDAFPRATGTKDKELFKIEGATHIETYWVPKYVDAALGKLTPFFVRTLVSGRS, encoded by the coding sequence ATGACCAGTGCCACCGCTGTCGCAGCCGACTACAAGCAAAATCCGTTTGGCTTGGTCTATGGCGGCGCCATCACGCAGAACGAGCCGGGCAAGGTCAATATCCACCCGGTCACCTACAAGCTGGGCGGCCTGGACATCGTCGCCAACGTCTACACCCCGGCGAACTACGATCCGAAGCAGACATATCCCGCGATCGTCGTGGCGCATCCCAATGGCGGCATCAAAGAGCAGGTCGCAGGCCTCTATGCCCAGCGCCTGGCCGAACAGGGCTACATCACGATCACCATGGATGCGGCCTATCAGGGCGGCAGCGGCGGCCAGCCGCGCAGCATCGACAAGTCCCAGTTCCGCATCGAGGACATCCACGGTGCGGCGGACTTCATCACCCGCTACGCGGGCGTCGATGCCGGGCGTCTCGGCCTGCTCGGCATCTGCGGCGGTGGCGGCTACGCGTTGTCCGCGGCGAAAGCTGACAAGCGCTTCAAGACGATCGCGACCTTGAGCATGTTCAACTCCGGACGGGTTCGTCGCAACGGCTTCGCAGACTCGCAACTGAAGACGATCCAGGAGCGCCTGCAACAGGTTTCAAAGGCCCGCGCCCAGGAGATGCGCGGCGGCGAAATTCTCTATGCCGGCGATGCCAACCTGACCGACGAGCAAATCGCCAAGCTGCCGTTCGAAATGTACCGGCAGGGTTACGAGTACTACTGGAAGACGCACGCTCATCCAAACTCGACCTTCAAGTATACGATGAGCAGCCTGCTCGACCTGATGCGCTGGGACGCCACCGACCAGCTCGAGCTGATCGACCAGCCGTTGCTGATGATCGCCGGCAGCAAGGCCGACAGCCTGTACATGACCGAGGATGCCTTCCCCAGGGCCACCGGCACCAAGGACAAGGAACTCTTCAAGATCGAGGGCGCGACGCATATCGAGACCTATTGGGTTCCCAAATATGTCGACGCCGCGCTGGGCAAGCTGACGCCGTTCTTCGTCCGAACCCTTGTTTCCGGCCGCTCATAG
- a CDS encoding alpha/beta hydrolase encodes MPAIDTKFLIPPFLFAAGFIGSAPVPAQQAAKPAPFTIQEQGSFAVGGTVAKTPGTYDNNKPTVAGQSLHGDHLYAFYQVPQTPKALPIVMLHGAFQSARSWETTSDGREGFQTLFLRRGFPVYLVDQPRRGRAGNSTVATTIEPTPYDQLFFDQFRLGKWPNYFDNVQFDRKPETLDQFFRSVTPNTGAYDAGVVSNAMTALFAKTGPAILFTHSQGGGPGWLTAIKSRNVKAIVAFEPGSGFIFPEGELPPAMPSAAGTLSPEAVPPADFQQLTRIPIVIYYGDNFPVEPTTERGQDNWRVRLAMAKLWVAAVNKHGGNARLVHLPEIGIKGNTHFPFSDLNNVEIADLVSKFLAEKKLD; translated from the coding sequence ATGCCTGCTATCGATACCAAATTCCTTATTCCGCCCTTCCTTTTCGCTGCGGGTTTCATCGGCTCAGCGCCGGTGCCCGCGCAACAGGCGGCCAAGCCTGCGCCTTTTACGATCCAGGAGCAGGGTAGTTTCGCTGTCGGCGGGACGGTGGCGAAGACCCCCGGAACCTACGATAACAACAAGCCGACTGTCGCCGGGCAAAGCCTGCACGGCGACCACCTCTACGCCTTCTATCAGGTTCCGCAGACCCCCAAGGCGCTGCCGATCGTCATGCTGCACGGCGCTTTCCAGTCGGCGCGGAGCTGGGAGACCACCTCGGACGGGCGCGAAGGCTTCCAGACCCTCTTCCTGCGCCGCGGCTTCCCGGTCTATCTCGTCGATCAGCCGCGTCGCGGGCGCGCCGGCAACAGCACCGTCGCGACGACGATCGAGCCCACTCCCTACGATCAGCTGTTCTTCGATCAGTTCCGGCTCGGCAAGTGGCCCAACTACTTCGACAACGTCCAGTTCGACCGCAAACCTGAGACGCTGGACCAGTTTTTCCGCTCGGTCACGCCGAACACTGGAGCATACGACGCCGGCGTCGTTTCCAACGCGATGACGGCGCTGTTCGCAAAGACCGGCCCAGCCATCCTGTTCACCCACTCGCAGGGCGGTGGTCCGGGCTGGCTGACCGCGATCAAGAGCCGCAACGTCAAGGCGATCGTCGCCTTCGAGCCGGGCAGCGGCTTCATCTTCCCGGAGGGCGAACTGCCCCCGGCCATGCCGAGCGCGGCCGGCACTTTGTCGCCCGAGGCGGTGCCGCCGGCGGATTTCCAGCAGCTCACCCGCATCCCGATCGTCATCTATTACGGCGACAATTTTCCGGTCGAGCCGACCACGGAGCGCGGGCAGGACAACTGGCGGGTAAGGCTCGCCATGGCCAAGCTCTGGGTCGCCGCCGTCAACAAGCATGGCGGTAACGCGCGCCTCGTGCACCTCCCCGAGATCGGCATCAAGGGCAACACGCACTTCCCCTTCTCCGACCTGAACAATGTCGAGATCGCCGATCTGGTCTCGAAGTTCCTGGCCGAGAAGAAGCTGGATTGA
- a CDS encoding AraC family transcriptional regulator, whose protein sequence is MGIRAGFQAALAETKRAGAKRTGLGGQSFDYGRGQYLIVSVDLPLDAHLGEATGEAPFLGLGYTLRPEAIASLLLETGGASPHEPTRRCRRQRDRLPADPAAVGCGAGLPQKPCGSVPAP, encoded by the coding sequence GTGGGCATCAGGGCCGGGTTTCAAGCAGCCCTCGCTGAGACGAAAAGGGCTGGCGCCAAGCGGACCGGCCTCGGGGGGCAGAGCTTCGACTACGGTAGAGGTCAGTATCTCATCGTCTCGGTCGACCTGCCGCTGGACGCGCATCTCGGCGAAGCGACCGGGGAAGCGCCCTTCCTAGGGCTGGGCTACACCTTGCGGCCCGAGGCGATCGCCAGCCTCCTGCTGGAGACGGGCGGCGCATCGCCCCATGAGCCAACCCGACGATGTCGACGTCAACGAGATCGTCTTCCGGCCGACCCGGCAGCCGTTGGCTGCGGGGCGGGCCTGCCTCAGAAGCCCTGCGGCAGCGTGCCGGCCCCATAA
- a CDS encoding ABC transporter permease translates to MPRSAGTLLVLLALIVLWQGLHLLVGASSLASPVQTVAKLAALLATGEFWLNVSETMRAFVAAFAISLAGGITLGIVLGVRKLAGNVAEPILTTLYSIPKVVLYPLVLLCFGLGISAKIAFGVMHGLIPITLFSMNAIRQMKPVYRRTSQVMRLSPSQNAFTVIMPAILPEIISGVRLGFSLTLLGVLIGEMFASQRGLGFMLTSAINIGQIDTIMAIALLLTIFAVTCNALMMRFDRRLTHR, encoded by the coding sequence ATGCCACGGTCGGCCGGCACGCTCCTCGTTCTCCTCGCCCTCATCGTTCTCTGGCAGGGGCTGCACCTCCTGGTCGGCGCCTCCTCGCTAGCCTCGCCCGTGCAGACGGTCGCGAAGCTCGCTGCCCTGCTCGCGACCGGAGAGTTCTGGCTCAACGTCTCCGAGACGATGCGCGCCTTCGTCGCCGCCTTCGCGATCTCGCTCGCCGGCGGCATCACGCTCGGCATCGTGCTCGGGGTCCGCAAGCTCGCCGGCAACGTCGCCGAGCCGATCCTGACAACGCTCTATTCGATCCCCAAGGTCGTGCTCTACCCGCTGGTGCTGCTCTGCTTCGGCCTTGGCATCTCCGCCAAGATCGCCTTCGGCGTAATGCACGGCCTCATCCCGATCACGCTGTTCTCGATGAACGCGATTCGCCAGATGAAGCCGGTCTACCGCCGGACCTCGCAGGTGATGCGGCTGTCGCCTTCGCAGAACGCCTTCACCGTGATCATGCCGGCGATTTTGCCCGAGATTATCTCTGGCGTCAGGCTCGGCTTCTCGCTGACGTTGCTCGGCGTCCTGATCGGCGAGATGTTCGCCTCGCAGCGCGGCCTCGGCTTCATGCTGACGAGCGCGATCAATATCGGCCAGATCGACACGATCATGGCAATCGCGCTGCTGCTGACCATCTTTGCCGTCACCTGCAACGCCTTGATGATGCGCTTCGACCGGCGTCTGACGCACCGCTAA